Proteins from a single region of Candidatus Eisenbacteria bacterium:
- a CDS encoding SDR family NAD(P)-dependent oxidoreductase, which yields MAGALDGRSVVVTGASSGIGAAVVRALAAAGARVTMGARRLDRLESLAREIGPQVAVARTDMRVEADVVRLVATARERFGGVDALVNNAGLGRRAPIAAATPSEPWREMLETNVLGLLIATREAIQDMERRGVAGHVVHVSSMAGHRVPGPDSAVYAATKFAVRAITEGLRQELRAKKSPIRVSCVSPGYVDTEFTGVFVGPGATPQPRDTKQLEAGDVARAIVWILSQPAHVEVHDVLVRPTGQRN from the coding sequence ATGGCAGGTGCACTCGACGGCAGGAGCGTGGTCGTGACCGGGGCCTCGAGCGGCATCGGCGCCGCCGTGGTCCGGGCGCTGGCGGCGGCCGGCGCGCGCGTGACGATGGGCGCGCGGCGGCTCGATCGGCTCGAATCGCTCGCGCGCGAGATCGGGCCGCAGGTCGCCGTCGCCCGCACGGACATGCGCGTCGAGGCGGACGTCGTGCGCCTGGTCGCGACGGCGCGCGAGCGTTTCGGCGGCGTCGACGCGCTCGTGAACAACGCCGGCCTCGGTCGCAGGGCGCCGATCGCCGCCGCGACCCCGAGCGAGCCATGGCGCGAGATGCTCGAGACGAACGTGCTGGGTCTCCTCATCGCGACCCGCGAGGCGATCCAGGACATGGAGCGCCGCGGCGTCGCCGGGCACGTCGTCCACGTGTCGTCGATGGCGGGTCACCGCGTTCCCGGTCCCGACTCGGCCGTGTACGCGGCGACGAAGTTCGCCGTGCGCGCGATCACCGAGGGTCTGCGACAGGAGCTGCGCGCCAAGAAGAGCCCGATCCGCGTCTCGTGCGTCTCGCCCGGCTACGTCGACACCGAGTTCACGGGCGTCTTCGTCGGCCCCGGCGCGACGCCGCAGCCGCGCGACACGAAGCAGCTCGAGGCGGGCGACGTCGCGCGGGCGATCGTGTGGATCCTCTCGCAGCCGGCGCACGTCGAGGTCCATGACGTGCTGGTGCGTCCGACCGGGCAGCGGAA
- a CDS encoding MaoC/PaaZ C-terminal domain-containing protein codes for MPIDLSYIGKKLGGVTQSWDQKDVMLYGLGVGCGREELQFVYERELKVLPTFAVVPAFPAMLNLGGAMQVNPAMVLHGEQSIELTGPIPTEATVTTTPTIKAVYDKVKGAVVVVATESVDEKGKVLFRGQSSIFVRGEGGFGGDRGPSGARNVPPDRKPDKSISYKTLPQQALIYRLSGDMNPLHADPDFAKMGGFDTPILHGLCTFGHAGRAVLAAYCDNDPARMKTFEVRFSGVVFPGETITTDMWEVEKGKIVFTARTERGESLSSAAATIT; via the coding sequence ATGCCCATCGATCTGTCGTACATCGGCAAGAAGCTCGGCGGCGTGACGCAGAGCTGGGACCAGAAGGACGTCATGCTCTACGGGCTCGGCGTCGGCTGCGGGCGCGAAGAGCTCCAGTTCGTCTACGAGCGCGAGCTGAAGGTGCTCCCCACCTTCGCCGTCGTTCCCGCGTTCCCCGCCATGCTGAACCTCGGCGGCGCCATGCAGGTGAACCCGGCGATGGTGCTGCACGGCGAGCAGTCGATCGAGCTCACCGGGCCCATCCCGACCGAGGCCACCGTCACGACGACGCCGACCATCAAGGCCGTCTACGACAAGGTGAAGGGCGCGGTCGTGGTCGTCGCGACGGAATCCGTCGACGAGAAGGGCAAGGTGCTCTTCCGCGGGCAGTCCTCCATCTTCGTGCGCGGTGAGGGCGGCTTCGGCGGCGACCGCGGGCCGTCGGGCGCGCGCAACGTGCCGCCCGACCGCAAGCCCGACAAGTCGATCTCCTACAAGACGCTGCCGCAGCAGGCCCTCATCTACCGCCTGTCGGGCGACATGAACCCCCTCCACGCCGATCCCGACTTCGCGAAGATGGGCGGGTTCGACACGCCGATCCTGCATGGTCTCTGCACGTTCGGCCACGCGGGCCGCGCGGTACTGGCCGCCTACTGCGACAACGATCCGGCGCGCATGAAGACCTTCGAGGTGCGCTTCTCGGGCGTCGTCTTCCCCGGCGAGACGATCACCACCGACATGTGGGAGGTCGAGAAGGGGAAGATCGTCTTCACGGCCAGGACCGAGCGCGGCGAGTCGCTCTCGAGCGCGGCTGCCACCATCACCTGA